From Carya illinoinensis cultivar Pawnee chromosome 5, C.illinoinensisPawnee_v1, whole genome shotgun sequence, one genomic window encodes:
- the LOC122310650 gene encoding uncharacterized protein LOC122310650 isoform X3, with translation MQNCDKCSQEFCSPINYKRHIRVHHRLKKLAKASTKDRDLLGVFWDKLSLEEAKEVVSFKNVIFEGVPGSSIVKSLTTLVRSGVATLPQVYLRAGSALLDVIHARPSRFPMSSLELFCILDDASEKTFLCGTADLMQKYVFHGEAGKSGFETKNLVACTSFLLEQKLVKAWLADKDAEALRCQKLLVEEEEAAQKRKAELLERKRKKKLRQKEHKAKELKHVEADVNECISNTLEAPMMPAEITSPSAICDSGMSVPEMLPDQVHLSSEPFELSNSDEEAGPESQSGYGCDCTSRNVERQTVPGCVRRQGVVSRWQLPAKLQRGVPSGYHSGQNSQASKLGAMQKLGIYRGLRTSPVANTNKVWSRKPKPESGGEVMKARVQEEEINRQEQSKTNEVLIGSICVTLRNCSQEGNNLARAGEDNLSEHQIPKKADIQEKSAKPDSLLSGTNRSTVKLWRPVNGNGGGRNSDKFLEEIVCPGSAVRAAKVFLAQKWKEAIAADHVKLVLSPRSSRMPRGRMWSSDSVIKFP, from the exons ATGCAGAATTGTGACAAGTGCTCTCAAGAATTCTGTTCGCCCATCAACTATAAAAGGCATATACGTGTGCACCACCGGTTGAAAAAGCTTGCTAAG GCTTCTACTAAAGATAGGGATCTGCTGGGAGTGTTTTGGGATAAG CTCTCTTTGGAAGAGGCAAAGGAAGTTGTGTCATTCAAGAACGTGATTTTTGAG GGAGTTCCAGGGTCTTCAATTGTAAAGTCATTGACAACACTTGTGAGATCAGGGGTTGCAACTTTGCCACAAGTTTATTTGAGGGCTGGTTCTGCCCTTTTG GATGTCATCCATGCTCGGCCTTCTAGATTCCCTATGTCATCCTTGGAGTTATTTTGTATCCTTGATGATGCGAGTGAGAAAACATTTCTGTGTGGGACAGCCGATTTGATGCAGAAGTATGTTTTTCATGGGGAAGCTGGGAAGAGTGGCTTTGAAACAAAAAACTTAGTTGCTTGCACCAGCTTCTTGCTGGAACAGAAATTG GTCAAAGCATGGCTTGCAGATAAGGATGCAGAAGCTTTAAGGTGCCAGAAGTTACTggtggaggaagaagaagctgCTCAGAAAAG GAAAGCTGAGTTGttggaaaggaaaaggaagaagaaattgAGGCAAAAAGAGCACAAAGCAAAGGAGCTTAAACATGTGGAAGCAGATGTTAACGAATGCATCAGTAATACTCTGGAGGCACCTATGATGCCTGCTGAAATAACCAGCCCTTCAGCCATATGTGATTCTGGTATGTCCGTCCCAGAAATGCTGCCAGATCAAGTTCACTTATCTTCTGAACCATTCGAACTCTCAAACTCAGATGAAGAAGCAGGTCCTGAATCTCAATCTGGGTATGGCTGTGACTGTACCAGTCGGAATGTTGAACGGCAGACAGTGCCAGGATGTGTTCGTCGGCAAGGAGTTGTTTCTCGATGGCAATTGCCCGCAAAATTGCAGAGGGGAGTGCCAAGTGGCTACCATTCAGGTCAAAATTCTCAAGCATCAAAGCTTGGGGCTATGCAAAAGCTTGGGATCTACCGGGGTTTGAGGACTTCTCCAGTAGCCAACACCAATAAAGTATGGAGTCGAAAACCTAAGCCTGAAAGTGGTGGGGAGGTTATGAAAGCCAGAGTACAGGAAGAGGAGATAAACCGACAAGAGCAAAGTAAGACTAATGAGGTTTTGATTGGCTCTATATGTGTTACACTTAGAAATTGTAGCCAAGAGGGTAATAATCTGGCTAGAGCTGGTGAAGATAACCTGTCAGAGCATCAAATACCAAAGAAGGCTGACATTCAGGAGAAGTCCGCTAAACCTGATTCTCTTCTGAGTGGCACAAATCGATCAACAGTTAAGCTCTGGAGGCCAGTGAATGGTAATGGTGGCGGTAGGAACAGTGATAAATTCTTGGAGGAAATTGTCTGTCCTGGAAGCGCTGTACGTGCTGCAAAAGTTTTTCTTGCACAGA AATGGAAGGAAGCTATAGCAGCCGACCATGTGAAATTGGTTCTGTCCCCGCGTTCCTCCAGGATGCCCAGAGGCAGGATGTGGAGTAGCGATTCAGTCATCAAATTTCCATAA
- the LOC122310650 gene encoding uncharacterized protein LOC122310650 isoform X2 yields MTVATLKASSSTELMKSEGNDTVDTIIKQTIGKDPLLSFSRAVDSPAQWIQLLHALDQQHALDQQEFQGWPFSSLKVQMQNCDKCSQEFCSPINYKRHIRVHHRLKKLAKASTKDRDLLGVFWDKLSLEEAKEVVSFKNVIFEGVPGSSIVKSLTTLVRSGVATLPQVYLRAGSALLDVIHARPSRFPMSSLELFCILDDASEKTFLCGTADLMQKYVFHGEAGKSGFETKNLVACTSFLLEQKLVKAWLADKDAEALRCQKLLVEEEEAAQKRKAELLERKRKKKLRQKEHKAKELKHVEADVNECISNTLEAPMMPAEITSPSAICDSDEEAGPESQSGYGCDCTSRNVERQTVPGCVRRQGVVSRWQLPAKLQRGVPSGYHSGQNSQASKLGAMQKLGIYRGLRTSPVANTNKVWSRKPKPESGGEVMKARVQEEEINRQEQSKTNEVLIGSICVTLRNCSQEGNNLARAGEDNLSEHQIPKKADIQEKSAKPDSLLSGTNRSTVKLWRPVNGNGGGRNSDKFLEEIVCPGSAVRAAKVFLAQKWKEAIAADHVKLVLSPRSSRMPRGRMWSSDSVIKFP; encoded by the exons ATGACAGTTGCAACGCTCAAGGCCTCTAGTTCTACAGAATTGATGAAATCAGAGGGAAATGATACCGTAGACACCATCATCAAACAAACAATTGGAAAAGACCCTCTTTTATCTTTCTCGAGGGCTGTGGACAGCCCAGCACAATGGATCCAATTACTACATGCTTTGGATCAGCAACATGCTTTGGATCAGCAAG AATTCCAAGGTTGGCCCTTTTCCTCTCTGAAGGTGCAGATGCAGAATTGTGACAAGTGCTCTCAAGAATTCTGTTCGCCCATCAACTATAAAAGGCATATACGTGTGCACCACCGGTTGAAAAAGCTTGCTAAG GCTTCTACTAAAGATAGGGATCTGCTGGGAGTGTTTTGGGATAAG CTCTCTTTGGAAGAGGCAAAGGAAGTTGTGTCATTCAAGAACGTGATTTTTGAG GGAGTTCCAGGGTCTTCAATTGTAAAGTCATTGACAACACTTGTGAGATCAGGGGTTGCAACTTTGCCACAAGTTTATTTGAGGGCTGGTTCTGCCCTTTTG GATGTCATCCATGCTCGGCCTTCTAGATTCCCTATGTCATCCTTGGAGTTATTTTGTATCCTTGATGATGCGAGTGAGAAAACATTTCTGTGTGGGACAGCCGATTTGATGCAGAAGTATGTTTTTCATGGGGAAGCTGGGAAGAGTGGCTTTGAAACAAAAAACTTAGTTGCTTGCACCAGCTTCTTGCTGGAACAGAAATTG GTCAAAGCATGGCTTGCAGATAAGGATGCAGAAGCTTTAAGGTGCCAGAAGTTACTggtggaggaagaagaagctgCTCAGAAAAG GAAAGCTGAGTTGttggaaaggaaaaggaagaagaaattgAGGCAAAAAGAGCACAAAGCAAAGGAGCTTAAACATGTGGAAGCAGATGTTAACGAATGCATCAGTAATACTCTGGAGGCACCTATGATGCCTGCTGAAATAACCAGCCCTTCAGCCATATGTGATTCTG ATGAAGAAGCAGGTCCTGAATCTCAATCTGGGTATGGCTGTGACTGTACCAGTCGGAATGTTGAACGGCAGACAGTGCCAGGATGTGTTCGTCGGCAAGGAGTTGTTTCTCGATGGCAATTGCCCGCAAAATTGCAGAGGGGAGTGCCAAGTGGCTACCATTCAGGTCAAAATTCTCAAGCATCAAAGCTTGGGGCTATGCAAAAGCTTGGGATCTACCGGGGTTTGAGGACTTCTCCAGTAGCCAACACCAATAAAGTATGGAGTCGAAAACCTAAGCCTGAAAGTGGTGGGGAGGTTATGAAAGCCAGAGTACAGGAAGAGGAGATAAACCGACAAGAGCAAAGTAAGACTAATGAGGTTTTGATTGGCTCTATATGTGTTACACTTAGAAATTGTAGCCAAGAGGGTAATAATCTGGCTAGAGCTGGTGAAGATAACCTGTCAGAGCATCAAATACCAAAGAAGGCTGACATTCAGGAGAAGTCCGCTAAACCTGATTCTCTTCTGAGTGGCACAAATCGATCAACAGTTAAGCTCTGGAGGCCAGTGAATGGTAATGGTGGCGGTAGGAACAGTGATAAATTCTTGGAGGAAATTGTCTGTCCTGGAAGCGCTGTACGTGCTGCAAAAGTTTTTCTTGCACAGA AATGGAAGGAAGCTATAGCAGCCGACCATGTGAAATTGGTTCTGTCCCCGCGTTCCTCCAGGATGCCCAGAGGCAGGATGTGGAGTAGCGATTCAGTCATCAAATTTCCATAA
- the LOC122310650 gene encoding uncharacterized protein LOC122310650 isoform X1, which translates to MTVATLKASSSTELMKSEGNDTVDTIIKQTIGKDPLLSFSRAVDSPAQWIQLLHALDQQHALDQQEFQGWPFSSLKVQMQNCDKCSQEFCSPINYKRHIRVHHRLKKLAKASTKDRDLLGVFWDKLSLEEAKEVVSFKNVIFEGVPGSSIVKSLTTLVRSGVATLPQVYLRAGSALLDVIHARPSRFPMSSLELFCILDDASEKTFLCGTADLMQKYVFHGEAGKSGFETKNLVACTSFLLEQKLVKAWLADKDAEALRCQKLLVEEEEAAQKRKAELLERKRKKKLRQKEHKAKELKHVEADVNECISNTLEAPMMPAEITSPSAICDSGMSVPEMLPDQVHLSSEPFELSNSDEEAGPESQSGYGCDCTSRNVERQTVPGCVRRQGVVSRWQLPAKLQRGVPSGYHSGQNSQASKLGAMQKLGIYRGLRTSPVANTNKVWSRKPKPESGGEVMKARVQEEEINRQEQSKTNEVLIGSICVTLRNCSQEGNNLARAGEDNLSEHQIPKKADIQEKSAKPDSLLSGTNRSTVKLWRPVNGNGGGRNSDKFLEEIVCPGSAVRAAKVFLAQKWKEAIAADHVKLVLSPRSSRMPRGRMWSSDSVIKFP; encoded by the exons ATGACAGTTGCAACGCTCAAGGCCTCTAGTTCTACAGAATTGATGAAATCAGAGGGAAATGATACCGTAGACACCATCATCAAACAAACAATTGGAAAAGACCCTCTTTTATCTTTCTCGAGGGCTGTGGACAGCCCAGCACAATGGATCCAATTACTACATGCTTTGGATCAGCAACATGCTTTGGATCAGCAAG AATTCCAAGGTTGGCCCTTTTCCTCTCTGAAGGTGCAGATGCAGAATTGTGACAAGTGCTCTCAAGAATTCTGTTCGCCCATCAACTATAAAAGGCATATACGTGTGCACCACCGGTTGAAAAAGCTTGCTAAG GCTTCTACTAAAGATAGGGATCTGCTGGGAGTGTTTTGGGATAAG CTCTCTTTGGAAGAGGCAAAGGAAGTTGTGTCATTCAAGAACGTGATTTTTGAG GGAGTTCCAGGGTCTTCAATTGTAAAGTCATTGACAACACTTGTGAGATCAGGGGTTGCAACTTTGCCACAAGTTTATTTGAGGGCTGGTTCTGCCCTTTTG GATGTCATCCATGCTCGGCCTTCTAGATTCCCTATGTCATCCTTGGAGTTATTTTGTATCCTTGATGATGCGAGTGAGAAAACATTTCTGTGTGGGACAGCCGATTTGATGCAGAAGTATGTTTTTCATGGGGAAGCTGGGAAGAGTGGCTTTGAAACAAAAAACTTAGTTGCTTGCACCAGCTTCTTGCTGGAACAGAAATTG GTCAAAGCATGGCTTGCAGATAAGGATGCAGAAGCTTTAAGGTGCCAGAAGTTACTggtggaggaagaagaagctgCTCAGAAAAG GAAAGCTGAGTTGttggaaaggaaaaggaagaagaaattgAGGCAAAAAGAGCACAAAGCAAAGGAGCTTAAACATGTGGAAGCAGATGTTAACGAATGCATCAGTAATACTCTGGAGGCACCTATGATGCCTGCTGAAATAACCAGCCCTTCAGCCATATGTGATTCTGGTATGTCCGTCCCAGAAATGCTGCCAGATCAAGTTCACTTATCTTCTGAACCATTCGAACTCTCAAACTCAGATGAAGAAGCAGGTCCTGAATCTCAATCTGGGTATGGCTGTGACTGTACCAGTCGGAATGTTGAACGGCAGACAGTGCCAGGATGTGTTCGTCGGCAAGGAGTTGTTTCTCGATGGCAATTGCCCGCAAAATTGCAGAGGGGAGTGCCAAGTGGCTACCATTCAGGTCAAAATTCTCAAGCATCAAAGCTTGGGGCTATGCAAAAGCTTGGGATCTACCGGGGTTTGAGGACTTCTCCAGTAGCCAACACCAATAAAGTATGGAGTCGAAAACCTAAGCCTGAAAGTGGTGGGGAGGTTATGAAAGCCAGAGTACAGGAAGAGGAGATAAACCGACAAGAGCAAAGTAAGACTAATGAGGTTTTGATTGGCTCTATATGTGTTACACTTAGAAATTGTAGCCAAGAGGGTAATAATCTGGCTAGAGCTGGTGAAGATAACCTGTCAGAGCATCAAATACCAAAGAAGGCTGACATTCAGGAGAAGTCCGCTAAACCTGATTCTCTTCTGAGTGGCACAAATCGATCAACAGTTAAGCTCTGGAGGCCAGTGAATGGTAATGGTGGCGGTAGGAACAGTGATAAATTCTTGGAGGAAATTGTCTGTCCTGGAAGCGCTGTACGTGCTGCAAAAGTTTTTCTTGCACAGA AATGGAAGGAAGCTATAGCAGCCGACCATGTGAAATTGGTTCTGTCCCCGCGTTCCTCCAGGATGCCCAGAGGCAGGATGTGGAGTAGCGATTCAGTCATCAAATTTCCATAA
- the LOC122310466 gene encoding uncharacterized protein LOC122310466 produces the protein MSGEVGPTSNDISFPKEQEYEASNINNKFHSSSPRKVGFLSFRHLNAVALIIILSASGMVNPEDLAFVLFSLFYMYFISMVAFPTLHTSKEPTVFSPQNKLLRIYVLVGAIIGLFLPIAYIVHGIYEGDKKGIEAATPHVFLLASQVFMEGVAFSDMFSLPIGVFVPVCFNTRRVFTIVDWMRSEFSKVEESSGGFRRRSHAGRGLAVANMVFWCFNLFGFLLPVYLPKAFKRYYSGDKV, from the coding sequence ATGTCCGGCGAGGTTGGTCCAACAAGCAATGACATTAGCTTTCCAAAAGAGCAAGAATACGAGGCCTCGAATATTAATAACAAGTTCCACTCAAGCAGTCCACGGAAGGTCGGCTTCCTCTCTTTCCGACATCTCAACGCCGTCGCTCTCATAATCATCTTATCGGCCAGCGGCATGGTAAACCCTGAAGACTTAGCTTTTGTGTTATTTTCCCTCTTCTACATGTACTTTATCTCCATGGTTGCATTCCCAACCCTCCACACTTCAAAGGAACCTACAGTCTTTAGCCCTCAAAACAAGCTTCTTCGCATCTACGTACTGGTTGGTGCCATCATTGGTCTTTTCCTCCCTATAGCATACATAGTTCATGGCATCTACGAAGGTGATAAAAAAGGAATCGAGGCCGCTACACCGCATGTTTTTCTTCTCGCTAGCCAAGTTTTCATGGAAGGAGTAGCATTCTCGGACATGTTTTCGTTGCCAATAGGTGTGTTTGTGCCGGTTTGCTTTAATACAAGGAGGGTCTTTACCATCGTGGACTGGATGAGGAGTGAGTTCTCGAAGGTTGAGGAGTCGTCGGGAGGGTTTAGAAGGAGATCACATGCCGGCAGAGGGCTCGCCGTTGCTAATATGGTCTTTTGGTGCTTCAATCTTTTTGGGTTCTTGTTGCCCGTCTATCTTCCTAAAGCTTTCAAGAGATATTACTCTGGGGATAAGGTGTGA